Part of the Cryptosporangium arvum DSM 44712 genome, TGAACTCGATCTGCCACGTCGTCGGATCCCGGCCGTTCGACCGGTGCCCGGCACGGCGTGCTGCGCGGACAACTCGATCCGTCGGCCCGCTTGATCTGGGTCTTCGAACGGCTTGGCTGGGCGTGGAACGTGCGGTGGCCCGATCAGGTCCGGCTGGCGGGCAAGCGCAACGTCCACCACTAGATGGCGACGAGCGTTTGTGCGGGCCGAATGAGGCTACCTTGTAGTAACCGAGACCCTTCGAGCGTTGGCAGTAGCGTCGGCGTCGTCTTGGACGAATGGCAACCACCGGTCGCTGACCGGGGACAGGTCGATGTCATGGACGTCACCGCCACCGCCACGCAGGTGCGACTTCGAATTGATCCGACGCTTTCCGGGAAAGGCATGCTCGACGGTGGCTGGTGGCCGCACTCCACCGATCCACTGTCCGAGCTGCCCCCGTTGATCGAAGCGTTGAACAAGCAGTTCGGTCTCGTCCACCGGATCACGTTCAACAAGGCGCTCTGGCAGAGCACACCGCGGCGGATCACCGTGGCCGGGCGCGCCATCCGGCTGGGATGGTACGGACCCAGCGACATCCATGAGATCAGCGTCTCCACCGAGGGCCGTTTCCGTCTCGACCTGCTCGTCGTCCCGCCGGACACCAGCGAAGGATCTGCGGCAGCCGCGATGGCGGCCGCCGCGTCCGGCACCAACGGCAACCACGGGGCTTCTCTCCTCGAATCGGAAGACGCCGGAAACACCGAGGGGAGCACATCGTGATCAGCCCGGTGACGATGCTGCGGCCACGCCCGGATCGCGTGACCGAGTACATCGAACCCCACACGGTGCGCGCCCCCGTGTCGCGGGCGGGCGGGACACTGCGGGCTCTCACCGCCGCGCTGGCCCCGCACCTGTCGACCACCGATCCGGAGCTGCACGGACTCGCCGCCTGCTTGCTGACCGCGCAGGAGGCTTACGCCTCGGACGCGTCCACCGACCGGGAGGAACTGCGCCGGCAGTACCACGGCGCCGCGCAGGACTACTGCGTAGCGATGGATCGGCGTGGGTTCGCCACTCCGCCCGGCCTGCGGCAAGCCGTGCGTTGGCTTGCCGATCCCGCGACGGGAGCGGACGAACCGGTGCGGGTTCCGCCCGCTGACCCGACCGAATGACGTCGGGCCTGCCGTGAGCGCCGACCCGGGCGGCGCTTTCCGGCTGGAGGAGGTCTACGAGCCGGTGGCGGCAGCTTCAGCCCGGATTCGTCACCGGCTGGGCGCTCTGCTGACCGAGTCGAATGTCGCGGCGCACGTGAGCCAGGACGCGCTGCTGGTCGTCGAGGAACTCGTCGCGAATGTCATCGATCACGCTCGCACCCCTTTTCGGCTGGTCGTACAACGCGCTGGCACGACGCTGCGCATCCAGGTCCGGGACCGCGATCGCACTCCCGCCCGGATCTCCGCGTTGGACCCGCTGGCTGTCCGTGGGCGAGGCCTTCGCCTGGTCGCGGGTATCGCCGACGACTGGGGATGTGACCACGGCGAGGACGGCAAGACCGTGTGGGCCGTTATGGCGACATGACCGCCTGAACGCTCGTCGGCGGGACGGAGGGCGGACCGGCCGGGGGGACTCGGACGACGAGGATCGCGACGTCGTCGCTGGTGATCGTTCCCCCGAAGTCCAGGACGGCGTCCATGAGGCGGGTAGCGAGGTCGGCGGCGGTGTCGCTGACCTCCGCACCGGCCAGAGTCTTCTGAAGGCGTTCGGGCCCGAACTGTTCCGTACTGCGTGGGGCGCGGGCCTCGGTGACGCCGTCGGTGTACAGGATCAGCGACTCGCCGGGGCGCAGTTGGACGCGTCGTTCGGTGAGGGTCAGGGCGGGGATCACGCCGAGCACGGGGCCGCGGGTATGGATGAGTTCGACGGTTCCGTCGCGGCGGCGGAGGGCGACCGGCTCGTGGCCGGCGGTGGCGATCCGGGCGGTGCATCCGCGTGGTGTGGCGCGGATGGTGGTGTAGGCGAGGGTGACGAACCGCCCGTAGTTGGTGCCGAACCAGTCGCGCAGCGCAGGGTTGAGCAGGCCGAGGACCTGGGCGGGCGAGGCGTGCTGCAGGGCCGCGGCGCGCAGCGTGTACCGGGCCAGCGCGGTGGTCTTCGCGGCCTCGGGGCCTTTGCCGCAGACGTCGCCGACGAAGACCGACCAGCTTCCGCGGCGGGAGGGCACGACGTCGTAGAAGTCGCCGAGGACTTCGCTGCCCCGGCCCCCGGGATGGTAGGCCGCGGCCAGGTCCAGGCCGGGAGCCACGGGGAGCGCCGGCGGGAGCAGGCTCAGCTGCAACGTCTCGGCCAGCAGCGCCGAGTCCGCCGCGGCGGTGCGGGCTTCGGCCAGGGCTGCCCGCAGCGCGATCTCTCCGGACACCGACCGGGACAGGGTTTCCAGCACTTGGACGTCGTCGTCGGTCCAGACCCGCGGCACGGTGTCGACCACGCAGAACGTGCCGAGGATCTGTCCGTCGGGGGAGTGCACGGGAAAGCCGGCCCAGGCCCGTACTCCCATTTTCTCGATCGACGGGTTGCCCGCCGTGACCGGATCGCGGGTCACGTCGCCCACGATCAGTGGTTCGCCGCTGTTCACCACGTACTGGCAGAACGATTCTCCGACCGGATTCTGCCGTTCGCCCGGGTCGGTGGCGTTGACGCCGATGCAGCTTTTCCAGAACGACCGTTGGTCGTCGACGATGGTCACGAACGCGAACGGGGTGCGGAGGAGCCGGGCGGCCAAGCCCGCGAGCCGGTCGAATGACGCCTCGGTGCCGGTGCCGATCAGCTCGGATCGGCGGACGGCCGCGAGCCGGACCGCGGAGAACACCTCATCGGCCAGCTCAACCACCAGAGGAGCGTAACCACTGTGCCCGTGACGTGCAGTGTGGGTGACCATGATGGCGTTCGTTCCGGAGTAACCGCTTCACACATCGGGTGTATCGTGATGAAGCTGGAGGAGTTTCGCGGATAGCAGGCTCGCTGTGCGCCTCCGCCGGCGAACCACAGACCGGCGTTCGCCGGATCGGACGTTTCATGGTTGCTGACGCCGCGCTTGACGATGGCCGAGTACGCCTGGTCCTGAGCGACCAGCGCGCCGGGGAGAGCGTCCTCGACGGCGCGTGGTGGCCGCGTACACGCAAACCGCTGGTCGAGTTCCCGCTGTTGATGGCTGAAGTGATCGCGGTCATCGGTGACGTGGAGCGGATGTCGCTGAGCGGATCCGGATGGCTCACCACCCCACGGGAAATTCCGTTCGACCGGCACCGAGTCGACATCTGCTGGTTCAACCCCAACGACCAGCATGAGGTCGTCGTGCTGGCGAAGAACGACCTGGTCCTGGATCTCCTTCTGATACCACCCGCCGCCGCGCCGATCGCAGCGATGGCGGCGATGGCGGCCGCGAGCCGGGGCACCAGCGCGGCCCGCGGCTCGCAGGTGCTCGTCAACCACGGGGTGCTGCTCGGCCGTTCCGCGGATCCACCGTGTCCGGACCCACGGTTCGGGTCGGCCTGATCAGACGCGCCGCGCACGCCCGGCCGGCCGCGCATGCGGACTAGCACCGGCCGAGATCGAGCGTCGGCTGCTCGGCGACGCGCATCCCGATCCGCAGGACCGCGTGTGCGTAGCCCCGGTTGCCGAGCAGGCTGTGCACGAGGGTTCGCGAGATCGGTGTCTCGACGACGTCGCCCATCGGGCTGACCTCGAGCTCGGCAACGGAACCGTCCAGCAGGATCGTGCTGGTCACCTCGCCGGCCGCCAGCCAGGACGCCGAGTCGTCGCGAGGGCTCCAGAGCACCAGGTAGCGGGCGCTGCCGTCGTGGCCAGGGCCGGGCAGCAGGAAATCCCGGTTCTCCGGGCACAGCGCCCGGAGCGGTATCAGCCGGTGCGCCGAGGCAGCTGCTTCCGCTGGATAGTCGCGCCGGCTCTGGCCCGGCTCGTCCACTCGCGCAGCGAGGACGTGGAACTCGACGAGGGACTCGGCGTGCACCTCGGTCAGGTAGACACCCCAGCCCTCGGCTAAGCGACGGAGGCGGTCGATCGTCCCGTTCGGTACCGGGGTGTGCGAAACGCGTCGCTGATGGGCGCGGCGCTCGGTGATGGCCCGCAGCAGACGAGCGTCCGATGCGGTCGGCTCGTACGTCCCGGTCGGGAGAATTCGCGCCATCAGCCCCGATACGTCGTCGGCCGGGAGACGCTCCACCGAAGCCCAGTAGCCGGATGCGGCGAGCGCGACCAACGCGTGGTCCAGTGCGATTCCGCACTCGAGCGTGAGCACGCGCCCGTGCGGGTCACCTGCGGTCAGCGCGCGGTCCCGGTCGACGCGCAGTTCCAGCTGGTGCGACACGAGTCGCCAGTGCAACGGCCGGGTGCTGAACATCGACGGTGCCCGTCCGGCGGCCTCGACCGCCAGGCGCAGACCGGTGTCCACGGCGGCGTCGGTCACGGGCTCGGAGGCCGGTGCGACGCTGAAGCGCGTCCTGCGCTGGTTCATGCTGGTCCTGTCTGGGCCGGTACCGGAGGTGCGGGTTGGTCGGCGATGAGGTCAGCGGCGATGAGTATCGTCAAACCGACGGATCGCGGATGAGTGTTGCCGAGGTCGACGCAGGGCTCCGGACGGAGATCCTCGAAGTGACCGGCTCTGAGCGGTGGTGCTCGCGGAACGCGGCAAGGTGTGCGGCGTCTCCGTCCCGGATCGGCTGACGGCTCAGCTCCTCCACGCTACATGTTGCCGTCTCAGTTCGTGAGTTCCTGACCACTGTGGGCGACCATGACATCGCATTTCGAGCGCAGAGAGGGGCGCCCGTGAAGGTCGCCATGCTGGCCCCCGTGGCCTGGCGTACTCCGCCAGAGCACTACGGGCCCTGGGAGTCGGTGACCAGCCTTCTCACCGAGGGGTTGGTCGCCCGCGGCGTGGACGTGACGCTGTTCGCGACGCTCGACTCCCGGACGTCCGCGCGGCTCGAGGGTGTGTGCCCCCATGGGTACGCCGAGGATCCGTCGATGGACGGCAGGATCTGGGAGGCCCTGCACGTCTCGCACGCGCTGGCCGCCTCGGAGCGCTTCGACCTGCTGCACAGTCATCTGGACTGGTTGCCCCTGGCGTTCGCCGCGCACGTCCGCGCTCCGCTGGTGACCACGGTCCACGGCTTCTCCGACCGGCGGATTCTCCCGGCCTACCAGCGGGCCGGTGCCGCCTACGTCGCGATCTCCGAGGCCGACCGTGCACCGGGGCTCGACTACGTCGCCACCGTCCATCACGGCGTCGATCTGGACGATCTCCCGTTCCGGCCGGACGCCGGCGAGCATCTGGTGGCGTTCGGACGCATCCATCCGGACAAAGGCACGGCCGAAGCCATCGCGATCGCCGCCGCGACCGGCCGGCGCTTGCTGATCTGCGGAATCGTCCAGGACGAGCAGTACTTCGCCGAACAGGTCGAGCCCCACGTCGACGGTGATCGAGTGACCTATCTCGGGTCCGTGGGACCAACTCGGCGCGCGGAGGTGCTCGGGTCCGCGGCGGTGCTGCTGCATCCGATCGCCTTCGCCGAGCCGTTCGGGCTGTCCGTGGTGGAGGCGATGTCGTGCGGGACGCCGGTGGTCGCCTACCCACGGGGATCGATGCCCGAGGTGGTGGACGTCGGAGTGACCGGATATCTGCCGCGTGATCGAGACGAGGCGATCACGGCGGTGACGGCGGCCGCCCGCCTCGACCGAGCCGCCGTCCGCACCAGGGCGGCCGAGCGATTCGGATCCGACCGGATGGTGGACGACTATCTCCGGGTCTACCAGCGGATCCTCAGTTGAGGGCTTCGAGAAGGTCGCCCAGCGGCGTCCATCCGACGCTGATCAGCGCGTCGCCGACTCCGTAGGGCAGCCAGAGGATCCCGTCGTGGACCAGGCCGCCGCAGGAGTAGACGACGTTCGGGACGTAACCCTCGCGCTGGTCCGCGGCCGGCTGGAGCAGAGGGCGTTCCAGCCGTCCGACGAGGCGGGTGGGATCGTCGAGGTCCAGCAGTATCGCGCCGATCGAGTAGGTGCGCATGGCCCCGACGCCATGGGTGAGCACCAACCAGCCACGTTCGGTCTCGATCGGTGGTCCGCAGTTGCCCACCTGGAGAATCTCCCAGGACGCCTGCGGGGGATGGATCAGTTGCGGGGTCTCCCAGCGATAGCCGTCGGCGGAACTGCTGACGCTGGTGCTCTCCCCGTCCGATCGGCACAGCGAGAAGTACCGTCCGCCGATCGTGCGAGGGAAGAGCGCCATCCCTTTGTTGCGTGCCGCCGGTCCGGAGAGCCGGTGGGCGCCGAACGAGCGGAGGTCCGGGCTGCGCAGGAGCCGTGGGGCGATCCGTTGGCCGTCGTAGGCGGTGTAGGTCGCCCGGTACTCGACGGTTCCGTCGGGCTCTTCGAAGCGGACGAACCGCGCGTCCTCCATCCCGTTGCTCTCATCGGCGGCAGCGGGCAGGAGGACCTGTTGCGCCAGCTCCACGCCGGCCTCGAAGCGCGTGTCGTAGGTGGAGGTGATCACCCGCCGCAACGCGTCGACGGTGGATCGTGCGCCGAGACGCGTGAGCAACTCTGGATGCACGTGTGCGAGCACCCGGTCCAGGTCGGAGACGGTGAACTCGGCCGGCAGCGCGGCGAGGACCGCGCTCGCCAACTCCTCCACGCTGTGCTCGTCGGCCAGTACCGACCGGAGGTGCTCGATCCGCCAACGACTCGGAGTCGTCGTGGCCCCTACCAAGGGACGGGCCCGGTCCTCGAAGGACCAGATCGGACCGGGCCCGGCGAGCGCGGAACAGAACCCGATGGACGAGAAATGTCCCTCGCCGATGGAACGGAGGCTGAGCGCGACCCGGACCTGTCCCGGCGCCGTGCCGCTCTGATCCGGAGCGAGGACCGCGCTCGGGTTGCACAGCGCCGCGCCCTCCACGGCGAACTCGGCGGTGAAGGCCGCGCCGAGCAGCAGAGTCCGATCGTCGCTCAGCTCGACGTCCCGACCGATGTGCGAGCGAACGACAGCGGCGTGTTCGACCAGCATCGCCCGGTATCCACGGTGCCGAGTGGAGTAATCGCTCAGCAGGTCAGCGGTGATCTGCTCGACCTCGTCGTCCGGAAGGGCCAGTACTCGGGTGACGACGGCACCGACCCGGGAACGCACCCGGGGCAACTCCTCGCCGGGGAGGAAGAGCCGGGCGACCACTCGGCTCGGATCCGGTCGGAGCCCGGCGTCGGTGCGGTGCAGAACGGGCGCGGTCACGTTCATCCCAGTACTCCGAGACGTTGAGCCTGCTGGGCCGTGGCGAGCACGGCAAGCGTCGACTCGGCGCCCTGGTTGAGATTACGTCCCCCCGGTTCCAACCCGTCGTATCCGCCGCCGGTGTGCGAGTCGAACATAGGCACGCCCGCGTCGTTGTCGCCGCGGAACCACGCCCAGGCCGCGCGGACGCCCTCGCGCCACTGCGGATCACCGGTGATCCCGTACGCCCGCGCACACGCGTCGGCCAGCGCCGCGACCTCGATCGGCTGCTGGTCGTAGCCCGGCCCGGCTTCCCCGGGGCCACGCCCGGTCGTGGGGGTGACCGACAGCCGGGCGTCATGGCTTTCGGCGTCCATCAGGAAGGTCAACAGCCGCAGGCCGGTGAGAACCGCCCGGGGCGCCGGAAGGGCGACCCCGCTGACCAGGAAGGCCTCGACCACGGCGCCGTTGGCGTAGCGCAGCCGGGGCTCCGGCCACGGCCACCCCGGCGACGGGTCGGCCGGCCCCAGGGTGTCGAGAGCGTCGTGCAGCAGGGCCCGAGCGGCCTCCTCCCGTGGATCCGCGATCAGGATCTCTCCGGCTCCGAGCGCGGCGAACGCCATGGCCCGCGCATGCGGTGAGCGTTGCTGCGCGGCGACCCGGAACCCGTCCAGCGCGCGCTTTCGAGCCTCGTTCGAGGGCGCGTGGGTGGCTGCCGCGCCCAGTCCCCACAACGCGCGCCCCCACCAGTCGCCCAGGCCTGGCTCGTCACGCCATTCGCGGTCGGTCGCCATCCGGTTGTGACACCGGCCGTCCGGCGCCAGCGCGGCGAGGGTGAAGCCGAGATAGATCGTCAGGAGCCGGTCGCTCAGGAACGACGTCTCCGGGAATCGACAGAGCACGGCCAGTCCCCGCGCGACGTCGTCGAGGCAGTATCCGTGCTCTCGCCGAGGGGCCGTGAGCAACGCGTGCTCGAACAGGCCCGCGTCGTCGGTCATGTCGGCGAGGTGGGACAGCGGGAGCCGCGACCCGCGGTTCATCCGATCAGGCTGCTCGGCAGCAGGGTCTCGGCCACCAGCCGTCGGTAACGTGTGGCCACGGTCGGCCAGTGCAGAGTCGGTGCGGTGCGGGCAGCGGCCTCGCGCATCCGGCTCGCTGCGGCGCCCTGCGTGAGGACGACGCGTAGCGCGGCGGCGATGGCGACGGAATCGCGGTGCGGGACGACTTGGCCGGCGCCTGTGGACAGGAGTTCCACCGCATGGGGGAACGGCGTCGCGACCACTGGCAGGAACGCGGCGACGGCCTCGGTCAGTACCCCGGACGTGATCTGGTCGGGGGAGTCGTAGGGCAAGAGGACGACCTCCGCGGAGGTGATCAGCCGGCTCAGCGACGCCGTGTCGTGGTAGCGACTGTCGAAGTGGACGTACTCCTTCAGCCCATTCCGGCGGACTCGGGCTTCCAGCCGGTCCCGGTATGCCTCTCCCTCGTGCGCGAGCACCTTCGGGTGGGTCTGACCGGCGACGAGGTACAACGGCGGTTGATCGAGGTCGCGTAGTTCCCGCATGGCGTCGATGCCCCACTCGATGCCTTTGCCCGGGCCGAGCAGGCCCCAGGTCAGAATGATCGGCCGACCAGGACGCGGGCCCGTCGGCACCGGGCCGACCTGGTGGGCGCCATGGGGGATGACGTGCAGCTTGCTCGGTGGTATCTGGTACTGGGACGCCAGCCGGTCCCGGGCCGCGTCGGTCAACAGCACGACGGTCTCCGACCGATCCAGAACGGACTGCAGAACCCACTGTTGCCGCCAGGTCGGGGTGATGGGCACCGTGTGCAGCACGAGTATGCGTGGCACCCGGATCGCGTCCAGCAAGGCGAGCACCTCTTCGCCGTCCGGACCTCCGTAGATGCCGTACTCGTGCTGGACGATCGTCACGTCGGTGAGGTTGATCTCGCCGGCCGCGCGCCGCAGGCTGGCCGGATCACCGGCGACCAGGTCGGCGACCACTTCGGACGGCGAGTCGTCCCGAGGTTCGT contains:
- a CDS encoding DUF5994 family protein; its protein translation is MDVTATATQVRLRIDPTLSGKGMLDGGWWPHSTDPLSELPPLIEALNKQFGLVHRITFNKALWQSTPRRITVAGRAIRLGWYGPSDIHEISVSTEGRFRLDLLVVPPDTSEGSAAAAMAAAASGTNGNHGASLLESEDAGNTEGSTS
- a CDS encoding ATP-binding protein, with protein sequence MSADPGGAFRLEEVYEPVAAASARIRHRLGALLTESNVAAHVSQDALLVVEELVANVIDHARTPFRLVVQRAGTTLRIQVRDRDRTPARISALDPLAVRGRGLRLVAGIADDWGCDHGEDGKTVWAVMAT
- a CDS encoding GAF domain-containing SpoIIE family protein phosphatase, which translates into the protein MVELADEVFSAVRLAAVRRSELIGTGTEASFDRLAGLAARLLRTPFAFVTIVDDQRSFWKSCIGVNATDPGERQNPVGESFCQYVVNSGEPLIVGDVTRDPVTAGNPSIEKMGVRAWAGFPVHSPDGQILGTFCVVDTVPRVWTDDDVQVLETLSRSVSGEIALRAALAEARTAAADSALLAETLQLSLLPPALPVAPGLDLAAAYHPGGRGSEVLGDFYDVVPSRRGSWSVFVGDVCGKGPEAAKTTALARYTLRAAALQHASPAQVLGLLNPALRDWFGTNYGRFVTLAYTTIRATPRGCTARIATAGHEPVALRRRDGTVELIHTRGPVLGVIPALTLTERRVQLRPGESLILYTDGVTEARAPRSTEQFGPERLQKTLAGAEVSDTAADLATRLMDAVLDFGGTITSDDVAILVVRVPPAGPPSVPPTSVQAVMSP
- a CDS encoding DUF5994 family protein → MVADAALDDGRVRLVLSDQRAGESVLDGAWWPRTRKPLVEFPLLMAEVIAVIGDVERMSLSGSGWLTTPREIPFDRHRVDICWFNPNDQHEVVVLAKNDLVLDLLLIPPAAAPIAAMAAMAAASRGTSAARGSQVLVNHGVLLGRSADPPCPDPRFGSA
- a CDS encoding glycosyltransferase family 4 protein produces the protein MKVAMLAPVAWRTPPEHYGPWESVTSLLTEGLVARGVDVTLFATLDSRTSARLEGVCPHGYAEDPSMDGRIWEALHVSHALAASERFDLLHSHLDWLPLAFAAHVRAPLVTTVHGFSDRRILPAYQRAGAAYVAISEADRAPGLDYVATVHHGVDLDDLPFRPDAGEHLVAFGRIHPDKGTAEAIAIAAATGRRLLICGIVQDEQYFAEQVEPHVDGDRVTYLGSVGPTRRAEVLGSAAVLLHPIAFAEPFGLSVVEAMSCGTPVVAYPRGSMPEVVDVGVTGYLPRDRDEAITAVTAAARLDRAAVRTRAAERFGSDRMVDDYLRVYQRILS
- a CDS encoding glycoside hydrolase family 130 protein encodes the protein MNVTAPVLHRTDAGLRPDPSRVVARLFLPGEELPRVRSRVGAVVTRVLALPDDEVEQITADLLSDYSTRHRGYRAMLVEHAAVVRSHIGRDVELSDDRTLLLGAAFTAEFAVEGAALCNPSAVLAPDQSGTAPGQVRVALSLRSIGEGHFSSIGFCSALAGPGPIWSFEDRARPLVGATTTPSRWRIEHLRSVLADEHSVEELASAVLAALPAEFTVSDLDRVLAHVHPELLTRLGARSTVDALRRVITSTYDTRFEAGVELAQQVLLPAAADESNGMEDARFVRFEEPDGTVEYRATYTAYDGQRIAPRLLRSPDLRSFGAHRLSGPAARNKGMALFPRTIGGRYFSLCRSDGESTSVSSSADGYRWETPQLIHPPQASWEILQVGNCGPPIETERGWLVLTHGVGAMRTYSIGAILLDLDDPTRLVGRLERPLLQPAADQREGYVPNVVYSCGGLVHDGILWLPYGVGDALISVGWTPLGDLLEALN
- a CDS encoding glycosyltransferase translates to MTVRYSFVSTYPPTQCGLATFTASLRAAIPADDAEHRVIRLTDEPRDDSPSEVVADLVAGDPASLRRAAGEINLTDVTIVQHEYGIYGGPDGEEVLALLDAIRVPRILVLHTVPITPTWRQQWVLQSVLDRSETVVLLTDAARDRLASQYQIPPSKLHVIPHGAHQVGPVPTGPRPGRPIILTWGLLGPGKGIEWGIDAMRELRDLDQPPLYLVAGQTHPKVLAHEGEAYRDRLEARVRRNGLKEYVHFDSRYHDTASLSRLITSAEVVLLPYDSPDQITSGVLTEAVAAFLPVVATPFPHAVELLSTGAGQVVPHRDSVAIAAALRVVLTQGAAASRMREAAARTAPTLHWPTVATRYRRLVAETLLPSSLIG